Part of the Halalkalibacter krulwichiae genome is shown below.
TTATGATGCCACTGTTAATGAATGTCATGCTTGTTAGCTTCCCGGTTGAAAAACGAGGTACGGCAATGGGAGTATTTGGCTTAATCTTAATGGCAGCTCCTGCAATCGGTCCAACATTATCTGGATGGATTGTTGAGCATTATGACTGGAGAATGCTGTTCCATTTTGTTACACCGATTGCTGTTGTCGTTTTGCTAACGGGTTTCTTTTTGCTTAAAGATAAGAAGGAGAAGGTTGATATACATCTTGATCTTATTTCATTAGTACTTTCAAGCATTGGGTTTGGGGGCTTGTTATATGGGTTTAGCTCAGCAGGGAACAAGGGATGGGATCATCCTCTTGTATATTTGACAATTGTCATTGGAGCCATTTCACTCATTACATTTATCAGTCGTCAATCAAAATTACAAATACCGATGTTGAATTTTAAAGTATTTCAATACCCTATGTTTGCTTTATCTTCATCGATTACGATGGTCTTAAACATGGCGATGTTCTCAGGGATGTTATTATTACCGATTTACGTTCAAACGATAAGAGGTATAACCCCGTTTGATGCGGGGCTGCTCATGTTGCCAGGTGCTTTAACAATGGCAGTGATGTCACCCATTACCGGAAAACTGTTTGACAAATACGGAGGTCGTGTACTAGCAATTATAGGACTTTCGATCACAGTGATAACAACTTACTTATTCAGTACATTAACGACGGAAACGAGTTATTCTTTTTTAATGGCTTTAAACACAGTAAGGATGCTTGGAATATCGATGGTCATGATGCCTGTTTCTACAAATGGTTTAAATCAATTACCAGCCCGTTTTTACCCTCACGGAACAGCGATGAACAACACACTGAATCAAGTATCTGGTGCCATCGGAACGGCTCTACTTGTTACTGTTATGTCAACACGTCAGCAAACACATGCAACTCGGATAGCTGAAAGTACGTTAAATAATGCGGCAGGTCAGCCAACAGCAGCATTAGTAGAAATGCAACAGCAAGTTGCGATGACAGCAATGCTAGAAGGAATTAATGACGCGCTTTTCGTCTCATCATTGATTGCGATTGTAGCATTGATATTAGCGTTCTTTATTAAAAGAGCGAAGCAAGACGAAGAACCGTTAGAGAAAGAAAGTGCAGCTCCTACAAGGGTGGAACCAAAACTAGCAGAAAGTTAATTTATGAAGATTAGTAAGGCACCTTGCTCATTGATAATGAGCAAGGTGTTTTTTTATAGGAGAGAAAGGTCATATATGAAATAACATGGTCGTTCTTGTAAAAGAACAGATGAATTGTTTAAAAAGTTAAAAATATTAGTTATTTGAAGAAAAAAAGAGTATGATAAAGTATTTTGTTCGTTATAAAGGTCAGATGCTTATTTTTGCTGTTTTTCAATTTAACTTAGATAACTTATACTATGTTTAGTTGTTCGTTATGAAGAACAATATGAACGAACAAAGTTCTTTGATAGGAAAGGTAAATAAATTGATATGACTTAGAAGAGTACGACCAAAAATAGGTTGAAATCTTTGCTCTGCAAAGGTCAAATAAACTATTACATACCCACAAAGGGTCGAAAGGGCGGAATCATTGATGAGTATTAAAAAGAAATTAGGCATGGGTGTCGTATCAGCAGCATTGGGGTTGTCTTTGATTGGTGGAGGAACGTTTGCTTATTTTAGTGATACTGTAGCAACGACAAACACATTTGCATCAGGAACTTTGGATTTATCAATTAATCCAGAATATGTAATTAAGGCAGAGAATATCAAGCCAGGTGATATCATGCCGAGAGCTTTTGAGCTTAAAAATGATGGTTCTTTAGATATTTCCTCTGTAGATATTCATACTGACTATGATGTAGATTATGGAGATAAATATAATGGTGGTGATTTAGGAGAACATATTCTTGTTCATTTTATGAAAAATGTTGATAAAAATGGACTTGGAAACATAGTTGTAGGTCCTAACAATGTGATTACTAGCACAACACTAGCAGAACTTCGTGACGCAAATGGGTTACCTGATGCAGTGGCAAATAAATTATATGTTAACCTTCCA
Proteins encoded:
- a CDS encoding DHA2 family efflux MFS transporter permease subunit → MDQSEIKTGRPPFGILAVLMIGAFISFLNNTLLNVALPSIMADLQVETATVQWLTTGYMLVNGILIPATAFLIQKYSVRRLFLTAMLLFTVGTFVAGLAHVFPMLLAGRMLQASGSAIMMPLLMNVMLVSFPVEKRGTAMGVFGLILMAAPAIGPTLSGWIVEHYDWRMLFHFVTPIAVVVLLTGFFLLKDKKEKVDIHLDLISLVLSSIGFGGLLYGFSSAGNKGWDHPLVYLTIVIGAISLITFISRQSKLQIPMLNFKVFQYPMFALSSSITMVLNMAMFSGMLLLPIYVQTIRGITPFDAGLLMLPGALTMAVMSPITGKLFDKYGGRVLAIIGLSITVITTYLFSTLTTETSYSFLMALNTVRMLGISMVMMPVSTNGLNQLPARFYPHGTAMNNTLNQVSGAIGTALLVTVMSTRQQTHATRIAESTLNNAAGQPTAALVEMQQQVAMTAMLEGINDALFVSSLIAIVALILAFFIKRAKQDEEPLEKESAAPTRVEPKLAES
- a CDS encoding TasA family protein; its protein translation is MSIKKKLGMGVVSAALGLSLIGGGTFAYFSDTVATTNTFASGTLDLSINPEYVIKAENIKPGDIMPRAFELKNDGSLDISSVDIHTDYDVDYGDKYNGGDLGEHILVHFMKNVDKNGLGNIVVGPNNVITSTTLAELRDANGLPDAVANKLYVNLPWLGETNGEKAGLKAGDSDDLVVVFEFVDNDEDQNTFQDAELTLYWNFEAHQTSGTLK